A window from Trichomycterus rosablanca isolate fTriRos1 chromosome 21, fTriRos1.hap1, whole genome shotgun sequence encodes these proteins:
- the LOC134335507 gene encoding sialic acid-binding Ig-like lectin 15 yields MQLVLVLFYILFCSSGPVAQDKWSMTVPEVVTVGFREDAVLPCTFTAPSQVQPSVTVIWRHKVYKGPEIFRCISKANETEGGQNCSKSLGRYSLYGDPKARNLSLIIKDVSVGDQEKYFCRVELKEGSYEAPGGTELKIQVPQTIESIYIRTLASGEQVVTCDVKGIPLPNVTWIMPENINASLVSFLSGFFRASSSVPAYLLNTNYTCQIDGRNGLQNQSIYFSKGAAVQEHQISLLLFVAVVTTLTAIFIIIILVIVIMCYKKSKNTLIKTLILVAENVPIARIYTDQS; encoded by the exons ATGCAGCTTGTGCTTGTGCTGTTCTACATTCTCTTTTGCAGCTCAG gtcCTGTGGCCCAGGATAAGTGGTCAATGACCGTACCTGAAGTTGTCACAGTGGGATTTCGTGAAGACGCCGTCCTCCCCTGCACTTTTACGGCTCCGAGCCAAGTTCAGCCAAGTGTAACGGTGATTTGGCGACATAAAGTTTATAAAGGACCAGAAATTTTCAGGTGTATAAGCAAGGCTAATGAGACTGAAGGTGGACAGAACTGCTCCAAATCACTTGGACGTTACTCACTCTATGGTGACCCGAAAGCACGCAACCTCTCACTAATTATCAAAGATGTCTCAGTGGGGGATCAAGAAAAGTATTTCTGTCGTGTTGAGCTGAAAGAGGGCAGTTATGAAGCTCCAGGCGGAACCGAATTAAAAATCCAAG TACCCCAAACTATAGAGAGCATCTACATACGAACGCTTGCATCTGGAGAGCAGGTTGTAACGTGTGATGTTAAAGGAATACCTCTACCCAATGTAACATGGATCATGCCCGAGAACATAAACGCCTCGCTGGTGTCTTTCCTAAGTGGATTTTTTAGAGCTTCATCCTCAGTTCCTGCGTATCTGCTCAACACCAACTACACCTGTCAGATTGATGGAAGAAATGGGCTTCAAAATCAGTCAATTTACTTCTCAAAAGGAGCTGCGGTGCAAGAACATCAGATCTCGTTGTTATTATTTGTTGCTGTTGTGACTACACTTACAGCcattttcatcatcatcatcctggtgattgtgatcatgtgTTACAAGAAAAGTAAGAATACACTTATTAAAACTTTAATACTTGTTGCTGAAAATGTGCCAATAGCcaggatatacaccgatcagtcataa